One Channa argus isolate prfri chromosome 15, Channa argus male v1.0, whole genome shotgun sequence DNA segment encodes these proteins:
- the LOC137099526 gene encoding uncharacterized protein, with protein MMSRQERNLHFVIIVSFLLALSSTGADPIRLSGSGSTLCSGRVEIYYNNTWGTICDDGWGLNDAEVVCRQLDCGTALNATQSAHFGEGTGKIWLDEVACSGSERSLTECGHNGFGKHNCGHGEDAGVICSGAVRLVGSGSTLCSGRVEIYYNNTWGTVCDDDWDLNDAEVVCRQLDCGTALSAPKSAHFGQGTGQIWLDEVACSGSERSLTECEHNGFGTHNCGHGEDAGVICSGGVRLSGSGSTWCSGRVEIYYNNTWGTVCDDRWGLNDAEVVCRQLDCGTALNATQSAHFDRGTGQIWLDDVACSGSERSLTECRHNGFGTHDCGHGEDAGVICSDPVRLAASGSTLCSGRVEIYYNNTWGTVCDDRWDLNDAEVVCRQLDCGTALSAAQSAHFVQGTGQIWLDEVACSGSERSLTVCGHSGFGKHDCKHKEDAGVICSGSVQKPRISMNPAGEVTWGQDVTITCSISTQVLGGTFILQKSSSSFTETQTSNANSATFNIRKVDFSKEGSYQCQYQKMGSSQTFSSPLSDSIRLSVTVNFPKPRISMSSAGEVTWGQDIGITCSISTQVLGGTFILQKSSSSFTETQTSSTNSASFNIHKVDFSKEGSYQCQYQKMGSSQTFSSPLSDSVRLSVTVNFPKPRISMSPAGEVTWGHDISITCSISTQVLGGTFILQKTSSSFTETQTSSTNSATFNIRKVDFSKDGSYQCQYHKMGSSQTFSSPLSDSVRLSVTVNFPKPRISMNPAGEVTWGQDVTITCSISTQVLGGKFILQKSSSSFRETQTSNTNSATFNIHKVDFSKEGLYQCQYQKMGSSQTFNSPLSDSIRLSVTVNFPKPRISMSPAGEVTWGQDVTITCSISTQVLGGKFILQKTSSSFRETQTSNTNSATFNIRKVDFSKDGSYQCQYHKMGSSQTFSSPLSDSVRLSVTVSLQQPIISLTSSNRGVVLGPEGAEVTRGYNFGITCFIYSTYSEGRFFLIFSGSNITDTKSAVNYSASFNFPAAEYEHQGNYSCVYEVTLSTRRFTSTGTAPINIIIKVPLLPLVSSVTAGSLLLLLLPVLVAFFIYRRRRRRQVDQPATLIFSQLPARDNNDYDNKEDDVYMDADQLVRKENQEEVATVEKEESDDFEESESNSDHDYDEECPAENDLKPKEISLSVEDCRDHDEEDNEGGKMSDDEDVYVNVYV; from the exons ATGATGAGCAGACAAGAGAGAAACCTTCATTTTGTGATCATTG TCTCATTTCTCTTGGCCTTGTCTTCAACTGGTGCAG ATCCTATCAGATTATCTGGGTCTGGATCAACTCTGTGCTCTGGAAGAGTTGAGATCTATTACAACAACACCTGGGGAACAATCTGTGATGATGGCTGGGGCTTAAATGATGCTGAGGTGGTTTGTAGACAGTTGGATTGTGGTACAGCACTAAATGCCACTCAGTCAGCTCACTTTGGTGAAGGAACTGGAAAAATCTGGCTTGATGAAGTGGCCTGTTCAGGAAGTGAAAGGTCTCTGACTGAGTGTGGGCACAATGGATTTGGGAAACACAACTGTGGACATGGTGAGGACGCTGGTGTGATCTGTTCAG GTGCTGTCAGATTAGTTGGGTCTGGATCTACTCTGTGCTCTGGAAGAGTTGAGATCTATTACAACAACACCTGGGGAACAGTCTGTGATGACGACTGGGACTTAAATGATGCTGAGGTGGTTTGTAGACAGTTGGATTGTGGTACAGCACTAAGTGCACCTAAGTCAGCTCACTTTGGTCAAGGAACTGGACAAATCTGGCTTGATGAAGTGGCCTGTTCAGGAAGTGAAAGGTCTCTGACTGAGTGTGAGCACAATGGATTTGGGACACACAACTGTGGACATGGTGAGGATGCTGGTGTGATCTGTTCAG GTGGTGTCAGATTATCTGGGTCTGGATCTACTTGGTGCTCTGGAAGAGTTGAGATCTATTACAACAACACCTGGGGAACAGTCTGTGATGACAGATGGGGTTTAAATGATGCTGAGGTGGTTTGTAGACAGTTGGATTGTGGTACAGCACTAAATGCCACTCAGTCAGCTCACTTTGATCGAGGAACTGGACAAATCTGGCTTGATGATGTGGCCTGTTCAGGAAGTGAAAGGTCTCTGACTGAGTGTAGGCACAATGGATTTGGGACACACGACTGTGGACATGGTGAGGACGCTGGTGTGATCTGTTCAG ATCCTGTCAGATTAGCTGCGTCTGGATCTACTCTGTGCTCTGGAAGAGTTGAGATCTATTACAACAACACCTGGGGAACAGTCTGTGATGACAGATGGGACTTAAATGATGCTGAGGTGGTTTGTAGACAGTTGGATTGTGGTACAGCACTAAGTGCAGCTCAGTCAGCTCACTTTGTTCAAGGAACTGGACAAATCTGGCTTGATGAAGTGGCCTGTTCAGGAAGTGAAAGGTCTCTGACTGTTTGTGGGCACAGTGGATTTGGGAAACACGATTGTAAACACAAAGAGGACGCTGGTGTGATCTGTTCAG GCAGTGTCCAAAAGCCCAGAATCTCCATGAATCCTGCTGGTGAGGTCACCTGGGGTCAGGACGTTACCATCACTTGTTCAATCTCAACTCAGGTTTTAGGTGGAACATTCATTCTTCAAAAGAGCTCAAGCTCATTCACAGAGACTCAGACATCAAATGCCAACTCTGCTACCTTCAACATTCGTAAAGTGGACTTTAGTAAAGAGGGATCGTACCAGTGTCAGTATCAGAAAATGGGCTCAAGTCAAACTTTCAGCTCCCCTTTAAGTGACTCTATCAGACTCTCTGTAACTG TGAACTTCCCAAAGCCCAGAATCTCCATGAGTTCTGCTGGTGAGGTCACCTGGGGTCAGGACATTGGCATCACTTGTTCAATCTCAACTCAGGTTTTAGGTGGAACATTCATTCTTCAAAAGAGCTCAAGCTCATTCACAGAGACTCAGACATCAAGTACCAACTCTGCTTCCTTCAACATTCATAAAGTGGACTTTAGTAAAGAGGGATCGTACCAGTGTCAATATCAGAAAATGGGCTCAAGTCAAACTTTCAGCTCCCCTTTAAGTGATTCTGTCAGACTCTCTGTAACTG TGAACTTCCCAAAGCCCAGAATCTCCATGAGTCCTGCTGGTGAGGTCACCTGGGGTCATGACATTAGCATCACTTGTTCAATCTCAACTCAGGTTTTAGGTGGAACATTCATTCTGCAAAAGACCTCAAGCTCATTCACAGAGACTCAGACATCAAGTACCAACTCTGCTACCTTCAACATTCGTAAAGTGGACTTTAGTAAAGATGGATCGTACCAGTGTCAGTATCACAAAATGGGCTCAAGTCAAACTTTCAGCTCCCCTTTAAGTGACTCTGTCAGACTCTCTGTAACTG TGAACTTCCCAAAGCCCAGAATCTCCATGAATCCTGCTGGTGAGGTCACCTGGGGTCAGGACGTTACCATCACTTGTTCAATCTCAACTCAGGTTTTAGGTGGAAAATTCATTCTGCAAAAGAGCTCAAGCTCATTCAGAGAGACTCAGACATCAAATACCAACTCTGCTACCTTCAACATTCATAAAGTGGACTTTAGTAAAGAGGGATTGTACCAGTGTCAGTATCAGAAAATGGGCTCAAGTCAAACTTTCAACTCCCCTTTAAGTGACTCTATCAGACTCTCTGTAACTG TGAACTTCCCAAAGCCCAGAATCTCCATGAGTCCTGCTGGTGAGGTCACCTGGGGTCAAGACGTTACCATCACTTGTTCAATCTCAACTCAGGTTTTAGGTGGAAAATTCATTCTGCAAAAGACCTCAAGCTCATTCAGAGAGACTCAGACATCAAATACCAACTCTGCTACCTTCAACATTCGTAAAGTGGACTTTAGTAAAGATGGATCGTACCAGTGTCAGTATCACAAAATGGGCTCAAGTCAAACTTTCAGCTCCCCTTTAAGTGACTCTGTCAGACTCTCTGTAACTG TGAGTCTGCAGCAGCCCATCATCTCTCTGACATCTTCTAATAGAGGTGTGGTCCTGGGTCCTGAGGGTGCAGAGGTCACCAGGGGTTACAACTTTGGCATCACCTGCTTCATTTACTCCACTTATTCGGAAGGTCGTTTCTTTCTTATCTTCTCTGGCTCCAACATCACTGACACCAAGTCAGCAGTCAACTACTCTGCTTCCTTTAACTTCCCTGCAGCTGAGTATGAACATCAGGGCAACTACAGCTGTGTGTATGAAGTCACACTCTCTACACGGAGATTCACTTCCACTGGGACTGCACCCATTAATATCATCATTAAAG TGCCTTTGTTGCCACTGGTGTCCTCAGTAACTGCTGGgagcctgctgctgctcctgctgccaGTGTTGGTGGCCTTTTTCATctacaggaggaggaggaggagacaagtCGACCAGCCTGCAACCCTCATCTTCAGCCAAT TGCCTGCCAGAGACAATAACGATTATGACAATAAAGAGGATGACGTGTATATGGATGCGGATCAATTGGTGAGGAAGGAAAATCAAGAGGAGGTGGCGACagtggaaaaagaagagagtgATGACTTTGAGGAGTCAGAGAGTAACAGTGATCATGATTATGATGAAGAATGTCCtgctgaaaatgatttaaagccTAAAGAGATCAGCCTTAGTGTAGAGGACTGCAGAGACCACGATGAAGAAGATAATGAAGGAGGCAAAAtgagtgatgatgaagatgtctatgtaaatgtatatgtgtaa